The DNA region TTTCCTGCTGCCTATTTAGCTGTAGAGTTTGTTGTTGTTTAAAATTCAAGTGAGTCTTGAAAGTTCATGTGAGAGTGAATTCAAAGAAGATAATTTGAGAATAGAATCATATGCCCAATGACTCATATACCTAAGGCCTTAGAGCTTTTGAATTAAGATATGATGTTACATACTCACATTCACTCACGGATCAGTTGCTTAGTTTCCTCCATTCCCAACAAGAGGTATCAAAGTCAATAGTTATTGTTCAGCTATCTCACTTGAAGAGGCTTTGATGTGAGACCAATGAGATGACTCTCACTTTAGGGGGAAAAATGTTAGAAATCAGATGTGTGGTAAAATTTCACATTAGTTAAGAATGAGTTAAGGGAAGATAATAGAAGAGAACAACTCCAAATGCTCAATGTTCTAAGGTTTTGGGCGAAGATGTGGTGTGGCATTCACTTTGGCATAGGTCTACTGATTTTGGCTCCCCTTGGCCCCAACAAATATTTTTAATCTCTTCTTTATTGGGCTAATCTGGTTCATTGATGAATTCCCATTACACTTGATCagtggaatggtgagagagataggaagaaaagaaaaagtaagagagagaaaatatgagatgtgatagatgataagatgagaaagatagaaataaaaataggtggaaatgaagtgtttaaaaaagaGGTATCATTACTCCTCTTTAATTTAACTTTTTTCCAGCTGTGATTCTCATTCTTCTTGTTCCTATTTTGATGAGTATTTATCTTTTGTGCAATCAGAGCTCCTTACGAGGACAACATTAGCAACACCTTTGCCTCTGATCTCAATACTGGTTAGTATTCATCGTTGTTATTTCTTCCGTATCTGCAATAAGTAATCACAGAAGCCATTTGCTCCCAGTTCTATTTATTAGAATGGTGTCTCCTTGTTTTGGCAAGCCAATATTCTTGTTTTTACTGTAATTGAACCATTAAAGTTATAACTATCACGTTGGAATCCATCTGTGCAGAAACCTGAAAATGAAATTCTACTGAGGAAAGTTCTGTTTGATGCTATACTATTGGTGGAGTACCCTTTCCTTTACTCTAATGCCAAGTTTGATGGAAGTCTTACCTTGACCAGATTGATTGCTACTCACGAGGCTGTAAAGTATTTTAGGTTTGACCTATTAATTATTTCATCATGTATTTATAATTGAATACATATTTCTCTTATTGAACTTTTAGAGCATAATTTCTAAACATGGATTACTGTAGGGAACTTGATCAGAATAGAGCTGTCTCTTACAGCAGTGCATTTTCTGCTTCTCGTATACCTTTGCAAATAATCAAATGGGTAACAAGCCAGAATTGTTTGGAGGAAAAAGCTGGCAGAGCAAATGGATCCTCACCCGGAGCTCTTATAAGTACGTAGACCTGGTCCTTCTTATATCTAGGTTTGCAAAATGGTATTCCATGCAGTAAAGCTAACATATTTCATTAACTCACTGTGTTTAACCTATTCGCCAGATTGGCTGCTGAGCCTTGAGAATCGAGGGATTACAGTTTTTGAAGACGCTGCTTTAACAAGCCATGCAAAATTATGTCTTGATAATTTCCAAGACAAACAACAACCAAGTACATTGGAGGGAAACATAACAGATGATGTCCTATTCTATGTTGACAATAGTGGGGAAGCAGGTAATACAGGTGCTGAGGAGAAGCAAAATGAATTGATTAGCGATGCATTTGTAGCTGCTGCACACACTATGAAGTTAACTGATAATGGAACCCGAAAACGTAAAGGAAAAAGCATAGAAAGGAAGGTTAAATTTGTCAAGCATGATCTACATCAAAACACTGATCCTGTCAAAGCTGGGAGTTCCGCcccaaatgatagctcaagtggtgaGAGTGAAGTGGAGGATCCAGTTTCAGATTCAGACGCATAAGCTAGAGTAACAAACTGTTGTCTGCCTGTAAAGCACACAATCATCTTTGCTTGTATCCACTCCAACCAGATGCCACACCCCCTGTTATTATATTACCTCTACATGATGGGGAGCTCTCAAGGGGCTATGAGAAGTTCCATGCTTCTTCATACTTCAGTTTTGTTACATTATATTTCCCTTGTTTTGTAATTTAGTTCATGTCGGCTAGTACAAGTCATCGGTTCAGTCATACTGCAGTTACACCAGAACTTTCTTAAGCTGCTGAGTTTTTTATTCTTCCTTTTCAGTTACACCAGAACTTTCTTAAACATGCGAATCTGGAGACAGATTGTAGGCAATTTTCTATACTATAAGAGGTTCTTTTAGCATAGTAATGAAATTGATTGTCTTGGAAGCTATAGAAGTGTTTTTACCTTCGATTGAACTGTCTTTTATCCCTAGTAATAAAATTGATTGTTCTTTCAATTGCAAGCGCCAAGAATAATTTTGCAAATAGAATAATATTgaaataaaggaagaaatggACTCTTAGTTAAGGAAAGAATGTCTTAAAAAAACCAAGGCCCCCCTCAGGGTTATTGATTGCTCGTCCCCATAAATAGAGTCTATATAGAATATACAGATACATCATACATCTCAGTTATCCCTTTATGACTGACTACAAATGAATGAGCTCAAACCTCCCTCTATATCCTCGTACAAATCCTCAGTTTCCTTTTCTATCTACACCCTGCCAACTCTCCACCCTCAACAATCAAAAAATTAGtaaagtaaaaaagaaaatgtagaagaaagaaagaactgCTTTGAATTACATAAGTACATTTCTGCCACTTGTCAAACTTCCAATTAAACACGTGTCTTAATAGGCTTTAGCTTCAATCCCATGCTTTCTGGGGAAAGAAGCTCTGGAGAGATACAAGATGGGCTAAGTGGGCTTTTTGGGCTGTCACTGAAAAAGCTTGGTCTGTACAATCCATAACCCATTAAGAAATACTCCATGGGAATCAGCATTGCATGTGGTTGTTCCTCTGTAACCATGGATCCACAAGCCTGGACCTGCCATATCAACACAGATGTTGTCTTTCAAATAATGAATGATATGCAAAACTTCCATGCTATCTTAGGCCTTGTAACTAATGTTACATGCATTCATATTTTGTTATTTATCATAATCAACACTGTTGTTcggaaattcttctacaattgattctaaagtcagaatcaattatggggaAGTTTCTAGGTTTCagaatttgattttgatgaaaaagaactgatccaaacatgctaagaATCACGTGGATCCAGAAATACATGAAAAACCCATATATCCAATGTCAAGCCTTTTAGGTATACTTTCTTGTTATTAACATGGATGTTATGTACATCCTTCAAAAATCCGAACTTTCACAATTTCATACCTCAACCAAGGCACTATATCTCCTATCAAGTTTTGAAGTCATGTGAATAGCCTCCGAATGGAAAGGAGAACTGTCCCCGACAAAAATAAGCGTTCGACATTTTAACGTCTTCAATCCATCTGTTATATCAGGTCTCCTGCAAGTCGGCAACACAAAAGTAGAGCACATAAATATGGTAACTCAAACTACCAGAGGCAGTGCACATAAGTAAATAGTTAAATATGTTGAGGTAACCATGTAGCAGATCTTACTCATTAATAGCATGAAGAAACCGAAAGACATTGATGCTCTTTCTCTCATCCAGCAGCTGGAAAAGAAAAGACATGACAAGGAACCAGTGATAAGTGAGGCAAATACACCCAAAAATAAAGAAGTAAGGACATAACAATCACATTTAAGCTATAGGGAAGTGCAGGAGAAGAAACTAAATTAGCTTAGCACTGACTTTTCTACAAGCTTGAACTAGCTCTGATTCCGGAACTTCAGCATTACCACGAACGTCCTGTTAAAGTTGACAAGGAAACCTCAGAACATATTAAATAAGAGAGCAAATACAAAAGGGCTAAGAACCTCGCACTATAATACCTTGCTGAAGTATCTCTGGAGCAAACACTCCTTCAGCAAGCCGCATACACCATAGTAATATAACAAATTTGACATGACCTGAAATTAGAAGCAGTTTTAGGCCATGTTTTTGAATTAAGGAATTCATAAATGCATAGAATGTGAGCATTTGAAAGGAACCTTGTTGTAAAACCATTCACTCCATGAAGGAGCTTTGCATAAGGGAGATACAAGTATTAACCCAAGAACACGCTCCCTATATTTAATCTGTGTCGAAGAAGTGAAAAAGAACAAAATCGATAAGATTGACTTCATATTAAAAACTCTCTAAGCATTAATGAAAGTGTTGGTTAAACAGGGCAGTTTCCCCCCCTTCAAACTAAATGGGATACATACTGCAAATAAAGAAAGGATATAAGCACCAGCCATTACTCCCATACACATCACAGAATCAAGCCTGGAGAAGTAAATAATTCATATAATTAGTAAGTATATCATAGACATTAGATGTTCCTTTAATAAGAGCATTTTTACTACCTTTTATTTTAGGATATTGCTTCAAGAAGAACAATAgtaaagttcaaaaaaaaaaaacaatagtaGATCACAACCTTTTTACGCATAGAATCATGAATGTATTCTCAAATAAATCGAACAGTTCAAAAAGTGACCTCAGTAATAATAATGTACTTGCCTAAAATAGTTGAGAATTTCAATTATTTGATCTGCTAAATCCTCAACAGAAGGGACATGATCATCAGGACAAATTGCAGCAGCTCCCAACTGCAAGAACTCTTGTGGAAGTTCCAGATAAACTATGTGAACAATGATATTCAATACTAAATGCAATTAAAAGTACATCCAATTCAAGTTAATCAAACATACAAACCTCATGCCCAGGAGGACTGATATGGTATATGCAAAAGTTGTGAAGTAGCAAAGAAGCCGCCTCCGGACAGAAAAATAATCCTTGGAAACAAGACATGTCTGCCACAATGAATAGAAGTAAATTATGCTTCAATTAAGAGGATAGATTAAAGCATATCTGCCTCAAGAGTATTTGGCTAAAAGAAAATGAACTGCATCAACTTACAATTTAATGCTAAATCCGGATAAGTGATAAGAGCTGGTTTGTGTTGATCCCCATAGACTATGACAGATACAGAACCACAGCCTGTCCGAATATGATGTTCCTGAAATATTAATCTAAAAATCATTTAGGATACAACACAGGAGAAAATTTGAACCTgagaagaaacaaaacaaaagcacAGGTATTGAAGTTAACTTTCACAGTGAAAAAAGAAACATTTTTTCAGAATAAAGGATATTCTTTATTTTGTATGCACTTCATTAGAGTAGTCCATGTTAAACTTTTCCAAACTATTTATTCCCTAATATAGCTCCATGTGAGAGGGCGAGTCTTAGCACAATGGTAAGGTTGCTGCCATGTGACTTTGTGGTCACAAGTTCGAGTCATGGAGTCAGTCTCTTGCAAAATTGATGCAAGGTAAGACTGTCTACATTAGATCCACAAAGTGGGTTCGGCCCCTCTCTGGACCTCGCACATAGCAGGAGCTTTAAAGCACCAGGTTCGCCCTTTGCCCTTCATAGCTACCCATGTGCCACTTAAACTTTTGTTGGACAACCCTAACTACTAAGCATCAGCATACACATATGAATTTTAAAAGGATAAACGATATAAGTACTTCCGGATTCCAATCATTGTATGGTAGATGAACACAACAAGGAGAAGCTAGTGAAGATAAGGACAGTATCTTAAAACTTTTAAAAGAAGAATAGCACCTGACCTAATAAATAACTAACACGTATATAAATTATAAAGCAACAGCTATAATTATCCAACGTATAATAATGAGTCAAAAGACAAGAAAGGTATAGCTAAGATTCTTATAGCCTGTAGTGCACCAGGAAAGAACCAAAGAGAAGGAAAAGCCAAGCACAAAGGATCCAATTCCTCCAAAGCAATGAACATCATCATATAAgaaacatgatttttttttccaaaaaaaaggaCTAGACCCCGCCTAAAAAACTAAAAGGAAGAAGAATAAAAGCAAAAGGAAAAATACAACTATGTTATATCATATGAAAAGAAAATTTCCTACAACATCAAATACTGCAAACCTAAAATTCatttcttccaaaaaaaaaactcatatttCAACATGTCTGTGTTATACTTACAAGTAACAAGCTAAAATTGAATTAATATAGGAAAACCTGACAGAAGTTTGAAAGTAGAAATAATTGAATTCTAAAACAACAACCGAATGAAAATCCAATAAGAAGACCAAATATTGTAAGAAGCAAGAGCTCAATGCAAGGAGGAAGAAAGAACAAAAACTATCTGGCTGGCATATAGGGATTAATACCAAGATCATCAATCTGCCATGTAAAAATCTTTAGAATCCCAATGAATTGGAGAGGTTTAAGAATATTCAAAGGAAGAACAAAATAAGATAAGAAACAAATCATCCCAGTGAATTCATATGAAATAAGCAGCTAAAAACTatccttcttcctccttttATCATAAGAAAACCAGAAAAAGCACCCCATTTGGATGAGAGTAAACCTTTCCACCGAGATAGATCCTCTCCATTCCCACTGAAACGGATTCAGCCATGGCTGTAGCTCTGCTCTGTCTGAAAATGCCCCTTCTacacttttctctcttcttcttcttccttaatcaatggttgtgtgtgtgtgtgtgtttatatataaaataacaaAGAGCAAGGAAAAAAACAGAgagtttcttcttttttctctgtcTCCTCGTAATTCCTGTGCCTCTTGTGTTGAAACATTTAACCTGCGGTTAACCACCACCGacgcttctctctctctctctgtgttGTGTTGGGTCAAATTGACAACCATGTTTTACACAACCTATTATGACTTCATGAAAACAAACATAGTAATCTTCACAACagttattttttgtttctttccaaCTAGATTTTGATATCAAATCTATGACTAATGTTGAAGGGTCAAATGCCCATTTGGTTATTAATTAAAAGTAATAACTcattttttctttataaaaataattaacttAAACGCATTAATTGTTTTTTCTAAAAATGAGATCGCATGGATCTCTTTATCACCGCTGGTGGCGCACAAAACATGACAAAGAATAAAAGAGAGTTTAGGAAAAGACTCTACATTTATATAATGAGTAATGTATTCATAAATGAATGACTAAATATGTATTAATATGTTTGTTGACCGTCTTAACTACCTCTTGAAGCATTAAGGAAGCCTAGTCGAAGACTTAGTCCTAGTCGAGGTCTTCCAAGATCTTAGCTGCTCTTGAGCACCTTGCATAAATGTCATTAAATGAGTCAGAACTATACCGCTCGACCTCGGCTAGAATAAGATGTTCCTTGACTAACATTTTTGCCTCTATAGTGTTTGCTTAATTGCAAGAAATTTGTACCGACCGAGTTGTTATTGGATTTTATAACATTTTAGGTCAAACATTAGTAAAAAGTCACTTCCCTCTTCGAATtgttataataatattatacaTTCATTATTcatatgttatttatttttagataactatattattttcaattagatattttaaaagataaaaagaaaatttcagtctaattagTTGAAGTAAATATCATgagaaccaaaaaaaaaaggttaaaacTAAATAGCTAAACGTTATACTAGCAGTCTACGGTCTACCACTGTGTAATGAAATAATGGTTGCTTTAGCTAATCATCATGCCATGCTTTATCTTTTTGTCCAAGTGATTTGTCTTCATTCAGGtaaattatttgttaatatGCACCATATTCCGTCAAATGCTATGATAATAACATACTGTGTCACTTTTCTGATTAGTCCTATGTCACTTTTCTGATTTCTATGTTGGCATGTTGAGGGACATTTACTAAAGCCATAGGACAGTTCAAAATTATAGCGCAAGGAGGTAATTAAGTTAATATTAATAATGCTCAACCCTTTTAAGCACACGTTATTGTcacttgaaaaatgataatgcGTATATGAGCTTCTATGCATTCTTAAAATTTTATGATCTTTTATGATTGAAATCAACCTGGATGATTGAACCTTAGATCGATCTAACACTGTGATATGAGCTCGATACCCGGATATTTTTACGAGGATAGATCTCCTTATACTTTTTTAACACTCATTATCATTAAAATGCATCTTCTAAGTTCACATCGTATTGTTTTTGTAACTTCATAACCTTTTAATAATGGGATACCTTTATGTAACGTTTTGTGCACCGCAAGCAAATTTTTATTGTATGTGAAAAACGGATTAATTTATAATTCTAACAGGTGCATTATGTTCTTTTATTAATTAAGTGATCCTTAGTTATCCTTTATTGATGGGGCCTGACTATTTGTAGTTTGATTGGTGTGAGTTAAAGTGTGGCTCGTAACCTTGACTCATGGTGAGCAGAGACTAGGGTTATAATAGGTTTGAGTACTAGGTCCCCTTTGTAATCACTGAATCAGATAACTGACGGCTTCACAGCTTTACCCCATTGAGAGTTGTGAAAGGGAGAATGAAATACAGAGGAAGCTCTAGTCACTTCTAGTCACTTGACTGTTGCAAGTTTTTCTAAATCAAAGACACAAAGAGGACAATCTTCTTCTCATGAATTATGTCTTCAACAACAAATAAGTATTGGTGTTCTAATTTCGTATAACTAATCTTGAAATTTTCCGCTTACATTTGATATCAGAGTCAGGTTATACAACTTGCATAAAATCTAGAAACCTCTTACAAGACTCCAAAGAGTTATGGTTAGTTGTGAAGGGgaaatacaaaaaaataaatgCTAAGATATTGATTTCAGATTCACTTAAAGGAATTTTTAGCACAAGCTCATAAAAGAGGAAGTTGTACAAGAAGAACTCATCAGGGCACTCAACACAACACGAACACCATTGTTAAAAGGGAAAAAGGTGTACACATTAGATAAACTTCCCTTTGGAGTTATCTTTAATTCTTGCTTCATCTCATCTTTAGAACTTAGGTCGAATTTGCAACAACTTCCTAGAACTTCATTGTCTTCTTAGTTGTATATAAGCACCCATGCTTGCAAAAATTAAAAGTGGTGTAAATGTTCGACGTCCATTGCAAGCAAATTTGTAGAGTTCAAATAAGATATATCATTAGAAGAGCTTTTGCTCATGACAATGTCGCTAGTCCTTTCCGAAATTCTCAAAACCATGATTAGAAAAGGAATTGAGGTTAGGAGAACGGTACAAAGCCTTTTCACTAGAAGAAGAGTCATAAAATTCAACTAGATGATTGAATGTTCGTAAGAAAGAATCCATGAAGAAGGAAAGATGAAAGGAATGTCATCCTCTATTTCCTCATCCCCTGGAAGTCGAAGTTCAACCATTAAAATAGGAAGATGAAAATTGTACTTAGTGAAAAAAGAGCTCCTTAAAATTGTActgattaaaatatttgaatCCAGTGATTGATGAAGTTTCTTATCTAAATTAGGAATATAGAATTCAGAGAATATaaccaaaaatttaaaataatttgagTTTATGACTAACACAGTGTCCCACTCAATTGTCGTAAATTTTCGCTTTGTTTGAAGCATATCAGGTTTGGGTTGAGCTTTGGAGCCACTGTCGTTTCCATCTTCGCCACCGTTCCACCAGCTCTCCTCTTCTgttgggctagggtttggagaTTGACTAGGGATTTGTCATGGGCTCAGCGTTATGAGCTTGGGCTTCGGTTGCTTGGGTGTTCTTGCAAGCAatttttcttaatctccttTAGTTCTAACTTTGATTAGGTGTATAAAGGAGTTATGAACTCATGTGTAAGAAACTGACTTGTAAGGCTATGTGCTTTGACACATATTTCCTTGTATCAGGCGGGCTTTGCCCAATCAGTTGTACTACCCTCTTGGGTTATGGAACTGACCCATGTTATCAATGAATTGCTtacctttgacaaaaaaaggTCTTTATTTTGTCTAACAATGTATTATACCCACATTGAGAGCATTGTTTCTCAAGTGTGTATGTGtgtttatcatttttttaaaaaaattagccAAACAAAAACAAAGTCGCCACAATCAATTATGGTTGAGTGAACACCGTGTTAGTCAGTTAGGACGATCAAAGAGGATTTTTATCTCGTCTAACAATTTATTGTACCCACCTTAAGAGGATTGTTTCTCAAGTAAgtgtgtatgtgtgtgtgttaaAAAAAATAGCCAAGCAAAAACAAGGTCGGCACAATTAGTGTCTTAAGCTACCTAAACATAGTCATTATCTCGAAAGTTATTTGCCATAACATCACTAAGGTTAGATGCTTCAATTATAATTCACACTAGACTTTATAATACATGTGTAATCATTTAATTACATAAACATTATTCATTTACTCACTTATCGTTCTTTTAGACTTTAAGTTCTCTCTTTAATTTTAGATTGACTTGAGCGCCTGCCTGCCAACTAAAAGCACTTCTCATGCCATGGTCCACTTTAGACATCCAGCTGA from Lotus japonicus ecotype B-129 chromosome 2, LjGifu_v1.2 includes:
- the LOC130739090 gene encoding uncharacterized protein LOC130739090, translated to MEITGLVPLVGENYALKLKQSMEALLAEVPKESPDFSLFIDAFYELIQAKVDPPFEVIWVYAAIKFRGHESEKGDVLDRVLAAKGLFQLISSCSASVGGSKSVALLAPVVFVAHGVLVEILGRELSLKRERKAMREVKSLVDMVLGYISVCCSKISEEEVDSDGLNLSLPFTELANVWVDINDGFESLLPLVSSDVCGWLCAREFHVGYLAGAIIMEVFFMKLCLALNLATPRDELELNLKTWAVGSISSFQNKYFLELLTRTTLATPLPLISILKPENEILLRKVLFDAILLVEYPFLYSNAKFDGSLTLTRLIATHEAVKYFRELDQNRAVSYSSAFSASRIPLQIIKWVTSQNCLEEKAGRANGSSPGALINWLLSLENRGITVFEDAALTSHAKLCLDNFQDKQQPSTLEGNITDDVLFYVDNSGEAGNTGAEEKQNELISDAFVAAAHTMKLTDNGTRKRKGKSIERKVKFVKHDLHQNTDPVKAGSSAPNDSSSGESEVEDPVSDSDA
- the LOC130739092 gene encoding protein NDL1-like isoform X1; its protein translation is MAESVSVGMERIYLGGKEHHIRTGCGSVSVIVYGDQHKPALITYPDLALNYMSCFQGLFFCPEAASLLLHNFCIYHISPPGHELGAAAICPDDHVPSVEDLADQIIEILNYFRLDSVMCMGVMAGAYILSLFAIKYRERVLGLILVSPLCKAPSWSEWFYNKVMSNLLYYYGVCGLLKECLLQRYFSKDVRGNAEVPESELVQACRKLLDERKSINVFRFLHAINERPDITDGLKTLKCRTLIFVGDSSPFHSEAIHMTSKLDRRYSALVEVQACGSMVTEEQPHAMLIPMEYFLMGYGLYRPSFFSDSPKSPLSPSCISPELLSPESMGLKLKPIKTRV
- the LOC130739092 gene encoding protein NDL1-like isoform X2: MSCFQGLFFCPEAASLLLHNFCIYHISPPGHELGAAAICPDDHVPSVEDLADQIIEILNYFRLDSVMCMGVMAGAYILSLFAIKYRERVLGLILVSPLCKAPSWSEWFYNKVMSNLLYYYGVCGLLKECLLQRYFSKDVRGNAEVPESELVQACRKLLDERKSINVFRFLHAINERPDITDGLKTLKCRTLIFVGDSSPFHSEAIHMTSKLDRRYSALVEVQACGSMVTEEQPHAMLIPMEYFLMGYGLYRPSFFSDSPKSPLSPSCISPELLSPESMGLKLKPIKTRV